TAAAGGAACGAGCCATAATGTCATTAACATACTCATAGCAATTAAGACTGCATGCGCTGGTGATAGAAAGATGTATACAGACATCGTTATCACGGCTGTCATTCCTATCACTATCGGTGGATAATACACGCGTAAATAAATATTTTGTAGTGCTTCCACCCTACTTACCATTCTTGAAATTAAGTCACTCGAATTAAACTTACGATATACATCTGGTATTACTTTAACAAGACCACGGAAAAATTGAACTCTGACGTTTCTCAACATGGTGAATGTCGTTCGATGAGAATATAGTCTTTCATAATATCTAGCAATAGCACGTAAAAAACCAAATAATTTAACAGAAACGACTAATACCATCAACGCATATAATGGTGCACCTAATGCGCTTTGTGTCACCATATAGCCACTTAAAAAGAACATCGCTAAGGCGACTAAACTTCCTATGATACCTATTATAATTGCAATCACTAAATCCTTATCTATTGTAAATCGTATTTGTGATTTCATGATTCGTCACCATTTTCTTCTTTATTCACTGAAATCAATTGATCATCTTTAATAATGTAGCCATCTTGAATATATAATCGACGGGTTGCCTTTCTAATTGTTGAGTCTCGATGGGCTATAATTAATTGAGTTGTTTCTTTAAAATAATCATCAAGCACACTCTGGATGACTTGTTCCGTTTCAATATCTAATCCTGAAGCTGGTTCATCAAGTACAACTAAATCTGGCTGCATAACAAGCAAGCGACATAATTCTATCCTTCTCATCTGTCCACCAGAGAATGTTTCTCCGCCATCACCTATCATCGTATGGATACCATTTCGTAATGACATTACTTTTTCTTTTAACTGTACTTTTTCTAATACATCAATGATTATTTCATCCTTAACATCACTAAACATCGCAATATTGTCTTTAATTGATGCAGTAAAAATATATGGATTCTGACTTAATATCCCCATACGCATATGTTGATATTTAAATGTCACTTCCCCTTCGGTTGGTATTAATGAACGTGTGATGATTTTAGATAATGTCGTTTTGCCAGCGCCACTTGGTCCAACTAAAGCGATATGTTCGCGTTCGTAAATATCTAAATGCGTAGATTCCAATGCAAATCCATGTCCCATTTCAGTATTATATTTAAATGAAACGTTGTTTAATCGAATAAACGGTATTTGACCTTCTTGATAGACAAAATCAGATGGCTTTTTCTTGGTCGGATGATCTAAAAATTCAAATACCACATCACTGGCACCTTCACTTTGTTTCCCAGTATGGAACGCTTGACCCAAATCTTTAATCGAATTATAAAATTCTGGCGCTAAAATAATGGCGATAGCCGCTGTTTTAAAATCTATCGTATGAAATACAACAAGACTTAATGCTGCTTCTAACGCAACAAGCCCTATACCTAACAAACTAATAAACTCTAGCATCAAACCCGATAAAAATGCGCTTTTTAATATTTTCATCGTCAAATCTCTAAATTGAGTGCTATCGTCATAGATGTGTTTTTCAGTACGCTTTGTACGATTAAATAACTTCAACGTAATTAAACCTTGCGTCAGATTAAGGAATCGTTGTCCAAATTGATTTAAGTAAGTCATTTGATCCTTAGATTCATCGCGTGTTTTCAAACCGAAAATGATATAAAACAATGGAATGAATGGTGCTGTTACCAACATAATTAGCGCTGTATTCAAATGAATCCAAAACATCGCAATGATAATTGCCATAGGAATCGTGATGGATTTAAATACTTGTGGTAGATAACTTTGATAAAATGGAGAAATTCCATCGATGGTTTCAGTAATGAGTGTCATCTGTTCACCCACTGGCCGTCCTGATTCTATATGAACCATACGTTGACGCAAGTTATGTTTAACATGACTTGAGAGATGATTACCTAATAATTGATTGATAAAGTTTAAGGTCGCGCGTAACATAAGCACGATTATAATCAATGTAAGAATAAAACTAAGCGATTGCTTCGTTTTAGATAACATAAGATTTAAGAATTCTGCTATTGCTACATTCTGTACGACAACAGCTACAGCTAACGTAACACATACTAAGAGCATTAAAATTGGATATCTTTTATATTTATATACTAGTTGCATTAATTTTTTCACAATTTAATCACCTAAATTTCGTTATAGACTCAATAATAAAGTCTAGTAGTTATATGCACAACGATAGTGCATTTGACAATATTATGACGTTTGATTTTCTCATACTTTGGTCTAGTGTTATTACTAACAGTAGCATGGGTTGAAATGAGTGTGCTATGATAATATGGTGAATTTATAGTAATCAAAAAACATTTATAAATGAAAGTAGGTACAATATGTTATTACTTGAATTGATCAAGGGTCTTATTTTAGGTATTGTGGAAGGCCTTACCGAATTTGCACCTGTTTCTTCTACAGGTCATATGATTCTTGTCGACGATATGTGGTTGAAATCCACAAAGTTCTTAGGTGAACAATCTGCATTTACTTTTAAAGTCGTGATTCAGTTAGGTTCAGTTTTCGCAGCAGCATGGGTGTTTAGAGAACGTTTCTTTGAATTATTACATATCGGTAAACATAAACCTGAACAACATGCTACAGCAGGACGCCGTTCTAAACCTCAACGTCTAAACTTATTACATGTATTAGTTGGTATGATTCCTGCAGGTATTTTAGGTTTCTTATTTGACGATGTCATAGAAAAATATTTATTCAGTGTTCCAACAGTTATGATTGGCCTTTTCCTAGGTGCTATTTATATGATTATCGCTGATAAATATTCTGAAAAAGTTACCAATCCTCAAACAGTGGATCAAATTAACTATTTCCAAGCATTTGTAATCGGTATTTCGCAAGCCATTGCAATGTGGCCAGGTTTTAGTCGTTCTGGGTCAACCATTTCCACAGGTGTTTTAATGAAAATGAATCACAAAGCAGCATCTGATTTTACATTTATTATGTCTGTTCCTATTATGCTTGCAGCAAGTGGTTTATCATTGTTAAAGCATTATGAATATATTCACTTAGCACATATACCATTCTATTTATTAGGATTCTTAGCAGCATTTATCGTAGGACTCATTGCTATCAAGACTTTCTTACACTTAATTAATAAAGTGAAATTAGTACCATTCGCCATTTATCGAATCATCTTAGTAGTTATTATTGCAATCCTATACTTTGGTTTCGGTATTGGTAAAGGAATTTAAAACAAACATTTAGTCATTAAGTGATTACACCGTCACTTAATGACTTTTTTGTGCCTATGTTGATCATAAATAATTTCATTTCATTAAAATTTAAAAATATTCTCCTATAATTTCACGCGATAATGTTAGCATCTCTAGTTTATTATCATGTATCATAGGGTATGGATAAAAATAGTAAAATTAATGGAGGCAACGAGTATGGACAAAAAGAAACTCATCAAAACAGCAATTAATGTGTTACCAATTATTATCGTTCCTTTAGTCGTAGAACGTAAAAAAATAAAAGAACATCCTGATGTAAAAAAAGCGACTGATGCAACATCAAGAGCTGCATCTAAAACAACATCTGCTATTTCTAATAAGTCATCTGACGTAAAAGCCTATGTTGGAGATAAGAAACAAGAATTTGATAATAAACGCGAATTGAAAAAAATCGCAAAAGAAAATGATCCTGCTTACATTGAGAAAAAAGGCGAAAAATTAGCTAAGCAAAACCGTAAAGAAGCTGAAAAAATGGATAAAAAGCTTCAAAAAAATATCGAAAAACGTCATAAAGAAGAAGACAAATTACGTGAAGACAACCAAAAGCAACGTATTAAAGATATGAAAAAAACTCAAAGATACGAAGAAAAAGTTGGCTTAACACCTGGTAAACTCGATGAAAAAACTGAGAAAAAAGGTGAAAAGTTAGAAAAAGAAAATCGCAAAGAAGCTAAGAAAATGGACAAAAAGCTTCAAAAAAATATTGAGAAGCGTCATAAAAAAGAAGATAAACTACGTGACGAAGCTGAAAAAGCTAGAAAAAAAGAATTCAAAAAATATAAAGATTATACAGCTAAAAGTGTTGTTAAACAAAACAAAGAAGCCGACCAAGAGGCTTAATCATTAATGACACATATTATTATTGACGGAGATGCTTGTCCTGTTGTTAATTCAGTCATAGAATTAACGCAAGAGACAGGCATTTTTGTTACAATTATACGTAGTTTTAGTCACTTCTCAACACAAATCGATCCTGAACATGTTCGAACTGTGTATGTCGATGATGGACCCGAATCTGTCGATTATAAAATTGTACAACTTGCTTCTTCAAAAGATATTGTGATTACTCAAGATTATGGATTAGCAAGTTTATTACTAAATAAAGTTAGATTTGTGATGCATCATAAAGGATTCTTGTTTAATGATGATAATATCCAACAATTATTGGATCAACGTTATATCAATGCTCAAATACGAAAGCAAGGTGGAAGACATAAAGGTCCTCCCCCTTTTACTAAGCAAGATAGACAACATTTCGAACATCAATTTAAATTACTAATACAAACTTGTTAAAGGAGGATTATAATGAAGAAAATTGCAGTTTATTGTGGTGCGAGTAAAGGTAACGATGATATATACGTTAAAGAAGCCTATGAATTAGGAAAATATATGGCTGAAAAAGGCTATGAATTGGTCTTTGGTGCTGGCTCTGTAGGCATTATGGGAGCAATTCAGGATGGTGTATTAGACCATGGTGGTAAAGCTATTGGTGTTATGCCAAAAATGCTTGATGAAAGAGAAATAACAAGTCAAAAAGTCAGTGAACTCATACTTGTAGATTCGATGCATGAACGTAAAAATAAAATGACAGAACTTGCAGATGCATTTGTTATGGCGCCTGGTGGTGCCGGTTCATTAGAAGAATTCTTTGAAATGTATAGTTGGGCACAAATCGGTATTCATCAAAAACCAATTGGCGTTTATAACATTAATGGTTTCTTCGAACCGTTACAATCCCTTATCGATCATATGATTGCAGAAGGTTTTATTGATGAAAAATATCGTGAATTAGCACCGCTATTTGATACTAAAGAAGCTTTGCTAGAAGGTTTACTTAACTATCAACCTTTAGGCGTTCGTACATATGATTAACCTCTTAACTATTAAAAGCCAGTAAATGCATTAATTAAATTGTATTTACTGACTTTTTAGTTTGATAATTCTACTTAATTATATTGATAATTCATCGATGGTTACACACGGATCATGATTAGCAAAAACACCTAGACAGTGTCTATCTTTTTCAATATTTTGTACCCATTGTAGTGAACGCTTTTCTTGTTTTTTACTACTTAAAATGCCAGGCAATCTAAGTTCCCTCCAATTTCCTGGGTAATATCCTACATCTGAAGCTAATAAAATATAATCATCATTTCGCAATGATTTAATTATGAAACTCGTTAATCCTACTGAATGCCCAGGTGTATGCACTAATGTAATAGCACCGTCATTAAATAAATCAAATGATTTATTTTGGGGACCAATATGTGTTGCCTTGAAATGGAATGGTCGCAAAGATGTCCCTTGCCATAAAGCTGTATTATATCTAAGTGAATGCTTTTGATTGGCTTTTTGATACTCTTCATTACTAACTATCATTGCCTTTGCTTCTTTTAATAATTGAAGTCCTCCAGCATGATCTCCATCTAAATGGCTTAAGATAACATATTCAATATCTGACACATTAAATCCTAATTCTTTAATTTGGTCATCTATCAATTCTCCTACTTTCACATTCGGTATTGCCACTTTGTTCTTTCTAACTAAACCTGGTAATGGTGTTACTTTACCTTCAGTTTCTTTGCCCATCCCTGTATCTATCAGAACAAGTCCTTTAGGGTGTTCGATTAAATAACAGCTTACTGGAACTTCTACACGATAATTAATAGATCGAAATAAGCCTGTAAATGCAATAGGATTTCTAGAATCACCTTGACCTGTTAACGTTTCATCAACCAACACAGACCCTGTTCTGATAAAGTGTACTTTAATTTGGTTGATATTATTGTTCTGTACGATGATTATCATTCCAATCTACAAGTTTATGTTTAAAATATTCATCTTCTAATAATTCCACTAGAGATAATTCGTCTAATTTTTCGTTAAACGCTTGAATTGCGTCATTAAGCTGTTGTTTCACTTTTATCTCACTATCTTTAATATGTTGGTCATTAAAAAATATCCTTCTTGATAAGTGAGAAATTTCAAATTCAATGACATCTCCATTACTTATAGCCTCTATAACATCTTTTAAAGTAATATCTTCAATTGATTGATTAAGTTGAAATCCACCATCTTTACTAGCATTTGAAGTGATTAAATTGGCAACAACTAATTTTCTCAAAATCTTCTTCAATGAAGAATCTGACACTTCCAATTTTTCACTTAACGTTTGACTCTTAACAGCACCTTGATTTTCTTGAGTTGCCAAAATAAGTAACACATAAATACCTTGTTCAAAATGTTTACTTATTTTCATGTAATTCCCCCTATTTCATAAGTTGTTTTAACAATGCTAGTGATACATCAGTCACATGTACAGGTTTCATATTTTTAATTATTTTACCTAAAATTTTAAATAACGGTATTAATTTACCAAGTGTATCCTGTCTTTCATCCCCATAAATTATTGTAGGATTTACAACACTAACATTCTTTTTGGTTTCTTTTAATTTTGAGATAATATCTTTTTTAATATTAATGAAAGCTTTAGGTCCTAATGATGCTCCTAAAAAACCAATGTTCTCCGCATGTAAATCATCGGCAAGTTGTATTGTTACTTCTGCTGGTACTAAGTTCAATGCAATTAGTTTTTGTTCATTTTTTTGTGGTCCACCAATCAAATCAACTACATAGTCTACTTGATTAGGTAACTGTGATTTAATTTGCTCAACATGTTGTATATCACCTTTAATATTATGCACATTTTTATGAGAAATAACATTATTTCCACTTCTAGATACAACATATATTTCTATGTCTTGATCTCTTTTTAACCATTGTCTTGTAAGTTCCCTACCAACTAATCCATTACCACCTATAATAATTGCTTTCATCACTTAATCCTTCTTTCTGTTTCGTAGAATTTTAATATCTATGGATATTTTATATCTAAAGACCAGTGATTGCAATCCTTTTGCTTAACTAAATATTCATTTTTACATTTTTCCAACTAAAAAGCGCCAAGAAATAAATGTTTGTCATATATTTCTTGGCGTTTTGTTTTAAATTTTTATAAATCAATCTCATATCTCACATGTCTTTTTAAAGGATGATATTTACTTAGATTAGGAAATTCAAAATGATCTAGGAACGTCATCCCAATTTTTTCCATTACTTTTCTTGAGGGTAAATTTGTTTCAGCGGTGAAACTATAAACTTTAGTTATACCTTTTTCTTTAGCAAATCGGAGCACCGCTTCGGCCCCCTCTGTCGCAATACCATTTCCCCAAACTTCAGGTATCAGGCGCCAACCTATTTCATATAGTGGTAGTTCTTTAAATGGATACTCACTATCCTCTGGAATGTAATTTAATCCTATAAATCCAAGCCATTCATTCGTTTCTTTAAGTTCCACGGAAAATAAACCGATACCATAATCTTTTATTATTTGGTCCATCTTCTTCATATCAAGTTCTGATCGACGATAACTTAATAAACTTGGAAAATATCTTCGTACTTGTGGATTGGCATTCATCTTTTGAAATGGTAGTAAATCACTGTCTTCCCAATCTCGTAACTTTAAACGCTCCGTCTCAATATAAACAACCATTTTTTAACACTCCATTACTCCATAAATACATCTTCACTTATATTTTAGTATAAAATTAACGCGCTATGAAACGTTTATGATTCATATCGCGCTATTGTTTAGATTGTATATTCTAATTATTAACTTTTAGTAATATAACTAATTAATTCAATATTGACAGGAATTTCTTTCAAATGATCACGTTGATTCTTAGGCGCAGTGAACGTTGCATCGATAAAATCATTCTGATGATTCAAACGATATGTTGCTACAAATGTATCTGTCTCAGATTCAAAGTTTGGTAAATGTGCAATCACACGTTTAATTTCTCCTGTTGAATCAATTAACTGTCTACCTGTAATGTTTTCTAATTCTCTACCTAATTCAGGTAATGTTAATGCTTTACCTTCTAAAATGCTAAAGTCTTGTTCATGCATGGCGTTTCTCTCCTCTTTACATCATTGTTCAAAATGATAAATTTTATATTAATAACATTGGTTTATTCTTTAGTATATACATTTATCAACTAAAATACCCTATTTTTTTATTAATCAAACCTGATAATATCGCCCAATAATATGATAGTAACTACATCATATCATACTCTATTGTGTTGAAGATGATTGCTTTTGGTTAGTTTGATTTGTATTAGCCTTATTACTGCCATTCTGTTGAGATGTTTGGTTCGTTTGCTTTTGGTTATTCTTTGACTGAGTTGGTGTGGATGACTGGTTTTGAGTTTGTTTACTAGCATCTTTTCCTTCAGTTGATTGTTGATCATTCTTTTGTGAGCTTGACTTAGATGCATCATTATCCTCTTGGCTTTGGTTACCACTATCTTCATCACTTGAATCTGCACTACTTGCTGCACTTGAGGCACTATTATCTACTTCTTTTTGTAATTTATCCTGTTGATCTTTTAAATCCTCTTTTTGCTTTTTTAATTTTTTCTTTTGTGCTTTCAATGATTTATTTTCTTTTTCCAGTTTGTCTACACTCTTTTCTAAAGAAGCTTTTTCCTCACTTTTACCACATGCAGACAACGTCAATGTTGCAGATAAAAACAATATAATCCACTTTTTCATGTTAAACTCCTTTAAAAACAGTTATAAATATAATTCATTTTATCATGAAATATTAAATTATTCATTTTTCTACATTAAATCTTTTCGCATCCTAATATGACTATCATCATAACCTAATTGATGATTCAAATTAAGCATCGCTTTATTTTTAATATGGATTGTACTCTGAATCGACTCTGCGCCTATGTCTTTGGCCCATTGTTCTATTGCCATTTTAAGCTGTTTGGCGAGTCCTTGACGACGAAAATGTGGGTATACATATAATAATTCAATGATTACAGTTTTAGTTTGTAACTCATAGTGACCCCATACAAAGCCTTTTAACTCCTGATTATTCTCAAGAAGTAAGATAGTATCATTTGTATGACGCAATCTTGCATTAATCATTTCATATCGTAATGCGATAGATGTCTGAGTAACTTTGTAATTGAATTCTTGATTTTCCAATAAATGTTCATGTATGGTTGCTACTTCATTAATAATTGCTTGATTACTTAATGTTAACTTTCTCATATTTAACTCCTACACTTGATATGATAATCACCCGATTTCTATGGTATGATTAAGCGTAATATAATACTGACATACCCTTGCATATCTGTGAATTAACACATATATTGGTATTAACTATCCAATAATGACGCATAATATCCGTAAAATATATTTACGCAATAGTTAGAATGTGTGCATTAGTTATATTTGTGATTTAAAAAAGTAGTATATTGCTCACATTATTGAGAGAAATCTCTCTTTTTTCATACTACTTAAACTATTTTAAAGGAGCGCTTAAGCACTCATGAAGTCTACTGCTCAATTAGCTAAAGAAAATAATGTAAAATCATTACGTTTAAATAATACAGATAGAGAAATATTTGAAAACTATATGACCTATATTCGGTCTGATTTAAGTGTGAATCCTCATGATTCAGAAGTTATGTTGAATCGTATATTAAAACATTTAATTAGCGCTGAAGATAAAGGTATGTTGGCTATGGAATTCTTTAACCACAATCCTAAAATGCACGCTAAAAAACAATTAAAAGAGCTCCCAAATGAAACAGTAAAGAATATATTTAAATATATCTATCAGCATTTTGTATTATTAATAGGCATCTTTTGTTTTTTAAAAGGATTTATCGGATTCTTTATTGGTGGAGATAGTAACTATCTTTACCTATACACATTTCCAATCACTGTCATTATTGGCTTATTTATTATCTTCTTGTTTATTTGGATGATATTTAAAACGATTCAGTTGCAGTGCTTTAATAATTCAAATTGGGTCTGGCTCTTAACCTATGCAGTGATTGCACTGTTAATCGTTGCGTTGTTTTACGTCTTTTTCATACCACAATCTTTTCTAGCATTCGGTCCTTATATTAATGTAAGTAATTGGTCATTTATAATAATTTCTATCATTATTACTCCGATTTCATTTTATATTGATCATCATTATTTCAATAAAGATGCAAATACAATTATGTGATAATATTGATTTTCTCATCATGAAAGTTAATTAAATATTTTTTAAGTCCAATAAAAACTTGATAAAACAGCACATAAATAAGGCCCTAAATGACATTCAACATTCATTTAGGGCTTTATCGATTTTATATTCGTGTCTAATTAAGTAAAAAGATGTCTAGCATAAACCAAATAACCATAATAATCATAATGATAGCTTGTGCAATCGTGCTTGCTAAAAATGCAACAATAGAAGCACAACCCACTTTAATGGCTTGTTTAAAATCATAACCTTGTATTAATTCGATTACTAGAACAAGTATGAAAGGTATAACGACAATTCCAAATGGAGGTAATACAAAACACCCTATAATCACACCTAGAATCGCACCATACTCTCCGAATTTAGAGCCACCATATTTTCCTACAAAATATTTATTCATAAGAAAATCAGCTAAAAAGATTAATAATGTTAAAACAATCATTGATATATAAAATATCCAAGATAATTTCCCATCTTGAAATCCAAATTGATAAATTAGAAATCCTATCCACATCACTAAAACGGAAGGAATCACAGGTTTAACTAATCCTATAAATGCTAATATGAACATCAATATAATTAAGCACCATAATATCACTGTCATTTTAAACTACTCCACATCTAATTTTGTAATTTTTTGATCTTTGGTTAAGAAAATTAATACAATTCCTAAGAATAGTGAGCACGCTGAAACATAGAATACATTTTCCAAACCAACCCATCCACTCATCATACCACCTAATAAATTACCACATAGTTGACCAATCACCATTGCATTAGCAAATAATGTTGATGCATAACCTGGGAAATCAGGTAGTATATCTTGAAAATAACTAATACCTATACCTAATAGTATGGCTAAGAAAAACGCTAAAAATAATTGACCAAGTAACATCATATAAAAATTTTTAAATAAGCTAATACTAAAGTAAAATGCTCCTCCAAATATACCGCCGTATATAAGTAATGTTCGTGTTGGTAATTTCCTAGATAAGATACCTAAAATCACCATAAATGGTACTTCTAATCCAGCACATAAACTTGCCAAATAGCCCACATGCCCTTCCTTTTCATGAAGGTAATCTGTAACAAATAATGGCATATTCATTGTGTACATCCATTGTCCAATATGTAATAAAATAAACGCTAAAAACGGTATGAGTAATGTCTTATCTTTAAACATATTTGGCGCTACCTTTTCAACGTGTTGTTGTTGGGAAATGGGTTGCTTAACATTTAAATTTTTATAGAAGAAGACTTGCAATAACAGTGTAAATAAAATAATAGAAACCGTACCACCAAATAATCCCGAATAACCATTCAGTTCAATCAATTGCGAACCGATAAATGGCCTAAATAAAAATCCTAGCGAGAACATTGATCTTAGTACTGTATTAGCAAATTTGGCGTTTTCACGTGAACTTGAAACATTAATTGATTCCCTAGCGGATGCATAAAGTTGAGGCATTGCAGGTGCAAACAAACCTTGAAAAAGTGCGTAAAGAATAATAAATAATAGAATGTCTTTCACAAAAAAGTAAATAGAAAAACTAATCGCACCCATAAACAATGCCGTTATAATTAAGAACTTTCTATTAATATTATGTGTGTCAGAGAATCTAGCAATAATCGAATTAACTGTGAATTGACTGATAGCTGCTAAAGCTAATAATAGGCCATATTGTTTCGTCGTCATGCCTAAATCTTTCGTTGCAAATAAAACAAGGTAGGGTACCGTTACTGCAATACCCATACCTAATAGCAACATATTCACAACAAATAACTTGTAGTTTTTGATATATAACAATTCTTTAAACATAAGAATAACCTCTATTCATTAAGCTAATCTGTCTACTGTATCTAACGAATAAAATTCAACATTAAATTAACAAACGAGTCTACTTGAGGTAGTTGTAACATACTTTGATCGTAACTCATATAAGTTGAACGAATCAGTGGATCATTATCGATAGTCACTTTTTCAAATTCAAACATATTCTTATCAATGTTTTTCATCATAATTTCGGGTAAAATCGTTACACCTACACCACTAATCAACATTTCTTTACACGTAACAACTTGATCAACAGTAATCGTCGCATGATAATCTTGTTCCAAATTATCATTATACCATTGCTTAATTTGATTAATGTAAATAGGGTCAGCTTGGAATTCAATAAATGGTAGTTTTGTAACTTCATCACGTCTATCTTTAGGATAGATAAAATAGTGGTCGTCATTAAACAAATGCGTGTTAGATAAATTCAT
The DNA window shown above is from Staphylococcus sp. M0911 and carries:
- a CDS encoding sugar efflux transporter — protein: MLMFKELLYIKNYKLFVVNMLLLGMGIAVTVPYLVLFATKDLGMTTKQYGLLLALAAISQFTVNSIIARFSDTHNINRKFLIITALFMGAISFSIYFFVKDILLFIILYALFQGLFAPAMPQLYASARESINVSSSRENAKFANTVLRSMFSLGFLFRPFIGSQLIELNGYSGLFGGTVSIILFTLLLQVFFYKNLNVKQPISQQQHVEKVAPNMFKDKTLLIPFLAFILLHIGQWMYTMNMPLFVTDYLHEKEGHVGYLASLCAGLEVPFMVILGILSRKLPTRTLLIYGGIFGGAFYFSISLFKNFYMMLLGQLFLAFFLAILLGIGISYFQDILPDFPGYASTLFANAMVIGQLCGNLLGGMMSGWVGLENVFYVSACSLFLGIVLIFLTKDQKITKLDVE